In a single window of the Agromyces sp. H17E-10 genome:
- a CDS encoding TatD family hydrolase, protein MSPALPPLDMHAHVAPSASVRQLEQLGAVVFAATRSLDEFSKVLTRTDAVTVWGVGCHPGVPAAINGFSAEQFQELIGHTAFVSEIGLERRSKTPMDAQQSVLGSMLAALVGVPRIASVHSSGAVDAVLDLIATHPANGVVLHWWRGTAAQTKRAVELGCWFSINAAGLGYPDDIAHVPLDRLLTETDHPSGDRSSPSPRQPGAMADVEAGLAKIYGLPGATELRAEVWANFARLVDATDVARLLPTPVQRMVDAARKGER, encoded by the coding sequence ATGAGCCCGGCGCTTCCACCGCTGGACATGCATGCGCATGTCGCGCCATCGGCTTCAGTCCGCCAGCTCGAGCAGCTCGGCGCTGTGGTCTTTGCAGCCACCCGCTCCCTCGACGAATTTTCCAAGGTGTTGACTCGCACAGATGCGGTGACGGTGTGGGGTGTCGGCTGCCATCCGGGAGTGCCTGCAGCGATCAACGGCTTTAGTGCTGAACAGTTCCAGGAACTGATCGGGCACACCGCATTCGTGAGCGAGATCGGTCTCGAGCGTCGTTCCAAGACTCCGATGGACGCACAACAGTCGGTGTTGGGGTCGATGTTGGCAGCGCTCGTCGGGGTGCCACGTATCGCCTCCGTGCACAGCTCAGGTGCCGTCGATGCTGTGCTCGACCTCATCGCCACTCATCCGGCGAACGGTGTGGTGTTGCACTGGTGGCGTGGCACAGCGGCGCAGACCAAACGCGCCGTTGAGCTCGGGTGCTGGTTCTCGATTAACGCGGCCGGCCTTGGCTATCCGGATGACATCGCGCACGTCCCACTCGATCGTCTGCTTACTGAGACGGATCACCCATCAGGGGATCGCTCGTCGCCCAGCCCTCGACAGCCGGGGGCAATGGCCGACGTAGAAGCCGGGCTCGCGAAGATCTATGGCCTTCCAGGTGCCACTGAGCTTCGTGCGGAAGTGTGGGCCAACTTCGCCCGTCTGGTCGATGCGACGGACGTTGCGCGCCTCCTCCCCACTCCTGTCCAGCGCATGGTGGACGCGGCGCGAAAGGGCGAACGATGA
- a CDS encoding adenine nucleotide alpha hydrolase family protein: protein MSRMLLTLSATTADSSLQSGDWDEVFLWTTSDRSSFVGAVDPYLASLGPVNPFNVDLVRIALAVLASDRSVLRAFGGSDWNSRDFEMTVEVGDPTTWTAHASELSALVGFLTGDQWAFSFTQAPAGNPSLDTGQQRRDRTILLSGGADSAVGAIMSALELGANGSLSTVSHFSSNAISPTQRALVTSITDIVSGIDVVHHRFHVHRKAKRLDGTRFRDESSTRSRSLLFLALGLAVAEQARSPLWIAENGFASLNPPLGPDRRGSLSTHTTHPRFLRDLSALMGNVGGHGTIHNPFERLTKGEMYGLVREALGVNVASLYLSSTNSCSHTDARFEGAPGGSSCGVCFGCLVRRSAFVASGVPDVTVYLAEDPTGRYAGFVAQKSIIEPVRDFVDRGVRASDVMTMSLPADYPAREALDLCARGIEELRGLVG from the coding sequence ATGAGCCGCATGCTGCTGACTCTTTCAGCGACCACCGCCGATTCGTCCCTCCAATCGGGCGACTGGGATGAGGTCTTCCTCTGGACTACCTCTGATCGCTCGAGCTTCGTCGGTGCGGTCGACCCGTATCTGGCGTCGCTTGGGCCAGTTAACCCCTTCAACGTCGATCTGGTGCGCATCGCCCTCGCCGTGCTCGCGTCGGACCGTTCGGTTCTGCGCGCTTTCGGAGGATCGGACTGGAACTCCCGCGACTTCGAAATGACAGTCGAGGTCGGGGATCCAACGACGTGGACCGCCCATGCATCCGAGCTCTCGGCGCTGGTCGGCTTCCTGACGGGAGACCAGTGGGCATTCAGTTTCACGCAGGCGCCTGCTGGCAATCCGTCGCTGGACACCGGGCAGCAGCGGCGCGATCGAACGATTCTCCTGAGCGGCGGTGCGGACTCTGCGGTCGGAGCGATCATGTCGGCGCTCGAGCTTGGGGCCAATGGTTCCTTGTCCACCGTTTCACACTTCAGCTCCAATGCTATTTCGCCGACCCAACGGGCGCTCGTCACTTCAATCACAGACATCGTCTCTGGCATCGATGTTGTACACCATCGCTTCCATGTTCATCGCAAGGCCAAGCGTCTCGACGGGACCCGATTCCGCGACGAGTCGTCGACCCGCTCGAGGTCGCTCCTCTTTCTGGCTCTCGGACTTGCGGTGGCCGAACAGGCGAGATCGCCCCTCTGGATCGCGGAGAACGGGTTCGCGTCACTCAATCCACCGCTCGGTCCCGATCGACGCGGGAGCCTTTCGACCCACACCACGCATCCTCGGTTCCTTCGCGACCTAAGTGCCTTGATGGGCAACGTTGGCGGGCACGGCACCATTCATAACCCGTTCGAGCGTCTTACCAAGGGCGAGATGTACGGTCTGGTGCGTGAAGCTCTGGGGGTCAACGTGGCATCGCTCTATCTGAGTTCGACGAACTCGTGCTCCCACACCGATGCCCGCTTCGAAGGGGCGCCCGGGGGATCCTCCTGCGGCGTCTGTTTCGGTTGTCTGGTTCGCCGCTCCGCTTTCGTCGCGTCGGGCGTTCCGGACGTCACGGTGTACCTTGCCGAAGACCCAACTGGACGCTATGCCGGCTTCGTGGCGCAGAAGTCGATCATTGAACCGGTACGAGACTTCGTCGATCGTGGCGTGCGTGCCAGCGACGTCATGACCATGTCGCTTCCGGCTGACTACCCAGCGAGAGAGGCGCTCGACCTCTGCGCCCGAGGCATTGAGGAACTGCGGGGTCTCGTCGGATGA
- a CDS encoding KAP family P-loop NTPase fold protein, with amino-acid sequence MAETATDALFEDDLDPIAIGLSGAWGSGKTSVLELIQAEIASRSETGDETVLVVSTQPWRYDPTIGPKESLIGEVLGALNTQFAAEDPAAKTVVDGLKKLARKVNWSKAVKMTARTAITMQLPTLDDVFGLVSDDPESFETEKGMAGFREEFAALLKDPALSHIARVVVLVDDLDRCLPETVVETLEAIRLFLSVEGMSFVIAADEDRVAEAIAQKFGTPAGEPEEETPARLYLHKIVQTTIPLPALSRFDTEAFLFLLLAQRDAEFDHLLAECNRLRLETGSLDGLEVAEGSALAEHLVTAARLTPILYEKFRGNPRRIKRFLNDLNVRQSIAARRGFELKADEIAKLMVLERILTDDFHTVLDWLATGQLRDQLDALDIAANGAPPAKPAEQESAEPVEAPASKKRPAKADSALAAVPTLPAPAAADESSFTDTLRRWAKLPPALDATTISGYLYLAASFAKIEVIDTGLPERLRDVAAALLSSLKMDRAGVDDQSLAALPEADARTLVAYLGKRLRDQPGLQNFAVESLLRLGAQQSSILLDVVAALRGLPAGDVQAATIIKLRTLDAGTFGPVIATWKQGATESSIVGAIGVVEKAWGNGN; translated from the coding sequence GTGGCAGAGACGGCTACCGATGCCCTCTTCGAAGATGACCTCGATCCGATTGCGATTGGCCTATCCGGCGCGTGGGGTAGCGGCAAGACGTCAGTGCTCGAGCTCATCCAGGCAGAGATTGCGAGCCGTTCCGAGACTGGCGATGAAACGGTCCTGGTCGTCTCCACGCAGCCCTGGCGCTACGACCCAACCATTGGGCCGAAGGAGAGTCTCATTGGGGAGGTTCTCGGAGCGCTGAACACACAATTCGCGGCAGAGGATCCGGCAGCCAAGACGGTGGTCGACGGGCTGAAGAAGCTCGCACGCAAGGTGAATTGGTCGAAGGCGGTCAAGATGACTGCTCGCACGGCGATCACCATGCAGCTCCCTACCCTGGACGACGTCTTCGGTCTTGTCAGCGATGACCCGGAAAGCTTCGAAACCGAGAAGGGAATGGCTGGCTTCCGTGAAGAGTTCGCCGCGCTCCTCAAAGATCCCGCGCTGAGCCACATCGCGCGAGTGGTCGTACTAGTTGACGACCTTGATCGGTGTCTCCCGGAGACGGTCGTGGAGACGCTGGAGGCGATCCGGTTATTCCTATCGGTCGAGGGCATGTCGTTTGTCATCGCTGCGGATGAGGATCGCGTCGCCGAGGCGATCGCACAGAAGTTCGGCACGCCTGCCGGTGAGCCCGAGGAGGAAACCCCGGCACGTCTATATCTCCACAAGATCGTGCAGACGACGATCCCACTTCCGGCACTCAGTCGATTCGACACCGAGGCATTCCTCTTCCTGCTCCTCGCGCAGCGTGACGCTGAGTTCGATCATCTCCTTGCCGAATGCAACCGTCTACGTCTCGAGACCGGAAGTCTGGACGGACTGGAGGTGGCAGAGGGAAGCGCGCTCGCCGAGCACCTCGTGACCGCTGCTCGACTGACGCCGATTCTTTATGAGAAGTTCCGGGGTAATCCTCGCCGCATCAAGCGGTTCTTGAACGACCTCAACGTTCGCCAGTCGATCGCTGCTCGCCGTGGATTCGAGCTCAAGGCGGACGAGATCGCGAAGCTCATGGTGCTGGAACGAATACTCACCGACGACTTTCATACAGTGCTGGACTGGTTGGCGACCGGTCAGCTCCGTGACCAGTTGGATGCCCTCGATATCGCCGCCAATGGCGCCCCGCCTGCCAAACCCGCCGAGCAAGAATCCGCTGAGCCGGTCGAGGCACCCGCGTCGAAGAAGCGTCCAGCGAAAGCGGATTCCGCACTCGCCGCCGTACCCACCCTGCCCGCTCCGGCGGCGGCCGACGAGTCATCGTTCACAGATACGTTGCGGCGCTGGGCAAAGCTTCCGCCCGCACTCGATGCCACGACAATTTCCGGATATCTCTACCTCGCAGCTTCCTTCGCCAAGATCGAAGTGATCGACACCGGGCTTCCCGAGCGACTGCGCGACGTGGCTGCGGCGCTGCTCTCTTCCCTCAAGATGGATCGCGCCGGCGTGGACGATCAGTCGCTCGCGGCGCTGCCAGAAGCAGACGCTCGGACGCTCGTCGCCTACCTTGGGAAGCGCCTCCGTGACCAGCCGGGCCTTCAGAACTTTGCCGTCGAGAGTCTGCTGCGGCTTGGCGCACAGCAGTCCAGCATTCTTCTGGACGTTGTAGCTGCACTCCGTGGGCTCCCCGCTGGTGATGTTCAAGCTGCGACGATTATCAAACTCCGTACCCTCGATGCGGGCACGTTCGGTCCTGTGATTGCGACATGGAAACAGGGGGCGACAGAGAGTTCGATCGTCGGCGCGATTGGTGTGGTCGAGAAGGCATGGGGCAATGGGAACTAG
- a CDS encoding DUF4041 domain-containing protein: MTNAPAGWFPDETTPNTLRWWDGQQWTDHRSPAAPDVAAAAQPVPSAHAPARGTETKQSKGAKSLDLFGRRTRGRLEELEALVEKHGLKEFGEIDEYRAQIDSEIAHARAAAEAEQAKSRDEWDSAIRTASKRHEKLLAENHRLEGEIASAKSEVVNLRDAASLQELGIFDFEHPAETSAQLAGDLEHLRGQIKDAVRNGKATVAAQGFTFNNSAAKGRKFVNDMSKILLRAYNAEAENAVKMMRAGNLAAAQQRLTKVAEQIARQGTMIDLSITPYYQQLRLREMELANRHLRTLQEEKEREREHRAELREQRKAEQELAREHERLEKEKAHYLSALAALEAKGDIEGAERMREKLSDVDRAIEDVDYRAANIRAGYVYVISNIGAFGENMVKIGMTRRLEPMDRVNELGDASVPFRFDVHALFFADDAVGVENMLHTTFAEQRVNKVNHRREYFRVTPTEVLDALKAHAVEIIEYTVEPAAVEWRASAVPGGVV, encoded by the coding sequence ATGACGAACGCTCCTGCCGGCTGGTTCCCTGATGAAACCACCCCGAACACATTGCGGTGGTGGGACGGTCAACAGTGGACTGACCATCGCAGCCCCGCCGCACCGGACGTGGCCGCTGCTGCGCAGCCAGTCCCGAGCGCGCACGCCCCGGCAAGAGGAACTGAGACGAAACAGTCGAAAGGTGCCAAATCGCTCGACCTGTTCGGGCGTCGAACTCGCGGTCGGCTGGAGGAGCTTGAGGCCCTCGTCGAGAAGCACGGACTGAAGGAGTTCGGTGAGATCGACGAGTACCGGGCCCAGATCGATTCCGAAATCGCCCACGCCCGCGCCGCGGCAGAAGCGGAACAAGCGAAGTCCCGGGACGAATGGGACTCGGCAATCCGAACCGCTTCGAAGCGCCACGAGAAGCTCCTTGCGGAGAACCACCGGCTCGAGGGCGAGATCGCGTCGGCGAAGTCCGAGGTCGTGAACCTCCGAGACGCCGCTTCGCTTCAAGAGCTCGGGATCTTTGACTTCGAGCACCCTGCCGAAACGTCGGCGCAACTCGCTGGCGACTTGGAGCACCTTCGTGGACAGATCAAGGACGCAGTGCGAAATGGGAAGGCGACGGTTGCCGCTCAGGGGTTCACGTTCAACAACTCGGCAGCCAAGGGTCGCAAGTTCGTCAATGACATGAGCAAGATCCTCCTTCGCGCGTACAACGCGGAGGCGGAGAACGCAGTCAAGATGATGCGAGCAGGGAACTTGGCGGCGGCGCAGCAGCGCCTCACAAAGGTCGCCGAGCAGATCGCGAGGCAGGGCACGATGATCGATCTGAGCATCACGCCGTACTACCAGCAGCTTCGACTCCGAGAAATGGAACTCGCCAACCGACACCTGCGGACTCTGCAGGAAGAGAAGGAACGAGAACGCGAGCACCGCGCTGAACTGCGCGAACAGCGCAAGGCCGAACAAGAACTCGCACGGGAACACGAGCGCCTCGAAAAGGAAAAGGCTCACTACCTCTCCGCCCTCGCAGCCCTGGAGGCTAAGGGGGATATCGAAGGCGCCGAGCGGATGCGCGAAAAGCTTTCGGACGTAGACCGGGCGATCGAGGATGTCGATTACCGTGCGGCGAACATCCGTGCGGGGTACGTCTACGTCATCTCCAACATCGGTGCGTTCGGCGAGAACATGGTCAAGATCGGCATGACGCGCCGCCTCGAGCCAATGGATCGCGTCAATGAACTCGGTGATGCTTCGGTCCCATTCCGATTCGATGTCCACGCCCTGTTCTTCGCAGACGATGCTGTCGGCGTCGAGAACATGCTCCACACCACCTTCGCCGAACAACGCGTCAACAAGGTCAACCATCGTCGCGAGTACTTCCGAGTCACCCCGACCGAAGTGCTCGACGCACTCAAGGCGCACGCCGTCGAGATCATCGAATACACCGTAGAGCCCGCGGCCGTCGAATGGCGCGCGAGCGCCGTGCCTGGCGGGGTCGTGTGA
- a CDS encoding NAD(P)H-binding protein codes for MRVAITGGTGFVGRHLAERLNPTETVVVSRRTGTAITDVDALVAAFAGCDAVAHCAGINREIGDQTFERVHVEGTSAVIEAARRAGVKRIVMLSFLRARPDSGSRYHDTKWAAEELLRDSGLDHTILKSGMIYGSGDHMVDHVTRAVRTFPVFATVGYQERMVRPVQVADAVEVLVAALEGRITDPTVAVMGAEELELGAAVRRIAGVAGRHPLYVRAPVWSIRVLAQLTEWLMVTPLVAKAQAQMLAEGVNEAAPQAPELPEGLRPARPFDEASIRAAMPDGRFDLSDLRVTRWIRTRRRSDMARVSP; via the coding sequence ATGCGGGTAGCCATCACTGGCGGGACTGGCTTCGTCGGTCGACACCTGGCTGAACGACTGAATCCGACGGAGACTGTGGTCGTCTCGCGCCGCACCGGCACTGCCATCACGGATGTCGATGCCCTCGTGGCCGCCTTCGCAGGATGCGACGCGGTCGCGCACTGTGCCGGCATTAATCGCGAGATCGGCGACCAGACCTTCGAGAGAGTCCACGTAGAAGGCACGAGCGCCGTCATCGAAGCTGCTCGCCGGGCTGGAGTGAAGCGGATCGTCATGCTCAGCTTCCTTCGCGCCCGACCCGATAGCGGGTCCAGGTACCACGACACGAAATGGGCTGCCGAGGAATTGCTCCGTGACTCAGGCCTCGACCATACGATTCTCAAGTCGGGAATGATCTATGGCTCAGGCGATCACATGGTCGACCACGTGACGCGCGCCGTGCGGACATTTCCCGTCTTCGCCACCGTCGGCTACCAAGAACGAATGGTGCGGCCCGTCCAGGTCGCGGACGCCGTTGAGGTGCTGGTCGCGGCTCTCGAGGGACGGATCACCGATCCGACCGTCGCCGTCATGGGTGCGGAGGAACTGGAACTCGGTGCGGCTGTGCGCCGAATTGCGGGCGTTGCGGGCCGCCACCCGCTGTACGTTCGCGCACCAGTTTGGTCGATCCGAGTTCTCGCGCAGCTTACGGAGTGGCTGATGGTCACACCGCTGGTCGCGAAAGCACAAGCTCAAATGCTCGCCGAAGGCGTGAACGAAGCAGCGCCGCAGGCCCCTGAACTTCCCGAAGGACTCCGACCAGCGCGCCCGTTCGATGAAGCGAGCATCCGAGCCGCAATGCCCGACGGTCGATTCGACCTCAGCGACCTCCGCGTTACGCGGTGGATCAGAACTCGCCGCCGGTCCGACATGGCGAGAGTGTCTCCATGA
- a CDS encoding metalloregulator ArsR/SmtB family transcription factor, translated as MADTASDIFAALAHPTRRQILQDLKDGELAAGEIAARFNATGPTISRHLAVLRQAGLVTERRDANRILYSLVGERLALSVGDFLSTVCPEQIVLREVRKRGTDRAAEARA; from the coding sequence ATGGCAGATACAGCGTCCGACATCTTCGCGGCTCTTGCGCACCCGACTCGCCGACAGATTCTGCAGGACCTCAAGGACGGCGAGCTGGCCGCGGGCGAGATCGCTGCCCGCTTCAATGCCACCGGCCCGACGATCTCTCGACACCTGGCCGTGCTCAGGCAGGCGGGACTCGTGACCGAAAGGCGTGATGCGAACCGCATCCTGTACTCGCTCGTCGGCGAACGACTCGCACTGTCCGTCGGGGACTTCCTCTCGACGGTGTGCCCGGAGCAGATCGTGCTGCGAGAGGTCCGGAAGCGCGGCACCGATCGTGCAGCAGAGGCACGGGCGTGA
- a CDS encoding IS3 family transposase (programmed frameshift) — MPRQYPPEFRQRALRLLEESLPDHESEYEAIRQVSRKLGVSAEALRKWRRQSEVDSGTKPGVSTDQQAELRRLKREVAELRRANEILKSAAAFFGSGTRPPHDEMIRYVDMFKDQFGVEAICRTLGATACGFLTARGYRAAKARPASDRAIRDEILGEQIARLHAENYSVYGVRKMHALMRRQGWTVGRDQVGRIMRSLGLRGVKRGKRVFTTKPDPAAVMPKDLVKRRFTADGPRRLWVADITYVRTWQGFAYTAFVIDVYSRRIVGWNVAATLKAEILPLQALNMAAFQAGGDLDQLVHHADHGSNYLSLVYTDRIAELGAKASTGTVGDSYDNALAEAVNGLYKTELIRQQGPWRTVEQVELATLEWVWWWNNQRLHSELGYRAPVEVEAAHYAEIESPVLATASHGNR, encoded by the exons ATGCCCCGTCAGTATCCGCCGGAGTTCCGGCAGCGCGCGTTGCGGTTGCTCGAGGAATCGTTGCCGGACCATGAGTCCGAGTACGAAGCGATCCGGCAGGTCTCGCGCAAGCTCGGCGTCAGCGCCGAGGCGTTGCGGAAATGGCGCCGCCAGTCCGAGGTCGATTCCGGTACCAAGCCGGGCGTCTCGACGGACCAGCAGGCCGAGCTGCGCCGGCTCAAGCGGGAGGTCGCCGAGCTGCGCCGGGCGAACGAGATCCTGAAGAGCGCGGCCGCGTTTTTCG GCAGCGGAACTCGACCGCCCCACGACGAGATGATCCGGTACGTCGACATGTTCAAGGATCAGTTCGGGGTCGAGGCCATCTGCCGCACACTGGGTGCGACAGCGTGTGGGTTCCTCACCGCCCGCGGCTACCGGGCTGCGAAAGCCCGGCCGGCTTCGGATCGGGCGATCCGGGACGAGATCCTCGGTGAGCAGATCGCCCGCCTGCATGCCGAGAACTACAGCGTGTACGGGGTCCGGAAGATGCACGCCCTGATGCGCCGACAAGGTTGGACGGTGGGCCGTGACCAAGTCGGGCGCATCATGCGATCACTCGGATTACGCGGCGTGAAACGCGGCAAACGGGTCTTCACGACCAAGCCTGACCCGGCCGCGGTGATGCCGAAGGATCTCGTGAAGCGGCGCTTCACCGCTGACGGCCCGCGCCGGTTGTGGGTGGCCGATATCACCTACGTGCGCACCTGGCAGGGGTTCGCGTACACCGCGTTCGTGATCGACGTGTACTCCCGCCGGATCGTGGGCTGGAACGTGGCAGCCACGCTGAAGGCTGAGATCCTGCCACTGCAAGCGCTGAACATGGCCGCCTTCCAAGCCGGCGGTGACCTGGACCAGCTGGTCCATCACGCCGATCACGGATCGAACTACCTGTCACTCGTGTACACCGACCGGATCGCCGAACTCGGCGCGAAAGCATCGACCGGGACCGTCGGCGACAGCTACGACAACGCCCTCGCGGAAGCGGTGAACGGGCTCTACAAGACCGAACTGATCCGTCAGCAAGGCCCCTGGCGCACCGTCGAGCAAGTCGAGCTCGCGACCCTGGAATGGGTGTGGTGGTGGAACAACCAGCGACTGCACTCCGAACTCGGCTACCGAGCACCGGTCGAGGTCGAGGCCGCCCACTACGCTGAAATCGAATCACCCGTCCTGGCCACCGCCAGCCACGGAAACCGATAG
- a CDS encoding tyrosine-type recombinase/integrase yields the protein MGRPRLSIGTFGDITTRAMPSGRFEARTRFRDWDGRTRIVQATGDTAKAAENALKEKLAGRSEVRLASGHGHLTPDSPFGDLVAYWLQDIDLEGRISRTTRMLYERNMRTLVLPVFEHLTLREIGVARCDRFIKEQARISYNRAKQSRVVLRLALELAVRHEVLTANPMHHVSRIHREARMPDALTSLEVNAIRAVIARWESGVDHVSGPRPDGQLGAIVEVMLGTSARIGEVLAIRRRDVDVTGPTPTIRIAGTIISRAGEPTFRQDHPKTAKSRRIVALPSFTAAAMRRRLAGARELDPDSLVFHSREGTPLSTANVRRQLRQVLERAGIGGVTPHLFRRTVATAVNDNASVELAAELLGHTDTKITVQHYIQRRELVNPATAELLERAFRREGD from the coding sequence ATGGGCCGGCCACGTCTGTCGATCGGCACGTTCGGAGACATCACGACTCGGGCGATGCCGTCTGGGAGGTTCGAAGCGCGCACTCGATTCCGGGACTGGGACGGGCGCACGCGGATTGTGCAGGCCACGGGCGATACCGCCAAGGCGGCTGAGAACGCGCTCAAGGAGAAACTGGCCGGGCGTTCGGAAGTACGCCTGGCTTCGGGTCACGGCCACTTGACGCCCGACAGCCCCTTCGGTGACCTCGTGGCGTACTGGTTGCAGGACATCGATCTCGAGGGCCGGATCTCGAGAACGACCCGGATGCTGTACGAGCGCAACATGCGCACCCTCGTGCTGCCGGTGTTCGAGCATCTCACCCTCCGCGAGATCGGGGTCGCCCGCTGCGATCGATTCATCAAGGAGCAGGCGAGGATCTCGTACAACCGTGCGAAACAATCCCGCGTCGTGCTGCGGCTCGCGCTCGAACTCGCGGTGCGGCACGAGGTGCTGACGGCCAACCCGATGCATCACGTGTCGCGGATCCACCGCGAAGCGCGGATGCCGGATGCGCTGACCAGCCTGGAGGTGAACGCGATCCGAGCCGTGATCGCACGCTGGGAGTCCGGCGTCGACCACGTGTCGGGCCCGCGCCCTGACGGGCAGCTCGGTGCGATCGTCGAGGTCATGCTCGGCACATCCGCCCGCATCGGCGAGGTGCTCGCCATCCGTCGCCGTGACGTGGATGTCACCGGTCCTACGCCGACCATCCGGATCGCCGGGACGATCATCAGCCGCGCCGGGGAACCGACGTTCCGACAGGACCATCCGAAGACGGCGAAGTCGCGACGGATCGTCGCGCTTCCGTCGTTCACTGCCGCAGCCATGCGTCGTCGGCTCGCGGGAGCCCGCGAGCTGGATCCCGATTCGCTGGTGTTCCACTCGCGCGAGGGCACGCCGCTGAGCACGGCCAACGTGCGTCGCCAGTTGCGCCAGGTGCTGGAGCGGGCTGGCATCGGGGGAGTGACGCCGCATCTCTTCCGCCGCACGGTGGCGACGGCCGTCAACGACAACGCGAGTGTCGAGCTCGCCGCCGAGCTGCTCGGACACACCGACACGAAGATCACAGTCCAGCACTACATCCAGCGGCGGGAGCTCGTGAACCCTGCGACGGCGGAGCTACTTGAGAGGGCGTTCAGACGGGAAGGAGACTGA
- a CDS encoding helix-turn-helix transcriptional regulator → MDTMNESQIVADSAPASVSLDGWGLDRLMDITELAAYLGVPVSTVYDWRTHGKGPVAYRFGKHLKFAVADVRAWVAEQRESA, encoded by the coding sequence ATGGACACCATGAACGAATCGCAGATCGTTGCCGATTCTGCTCCCGCTTCCGTTTCTCTCGACGGCTGGGGGCTCGACCGCTTGATGGACATCACCGAGTTGGCGGCCTACCTCGGCGTGCCGGTCTCGACCGTCTACGACTGGCGGACCCATGGGAAGGGTCCGGTGGCGTACCGCTTCGGCAAGCACCTGAAGTTCGCCGTCGCAGATGTGCGGGCGTGGGTCGCCGAGCAGCGCGAGTCCGCATAG
- a CDS encoding type I restriction endonuclease — translation MEIAERLASLANKIAQQRHTIETEEATKNAFVMPFISLVLGYDVFNPNEVVPEFTADVGIKRGEKIDYAIVKDGEVQILIECKKIGSGLSLVHSSQLFRYFAVANARIAVLTDGNEYHFYTDLDAPNRMDEKPFLVLDLSDLDETLIPELQKLTKDTFDIDSIISAAEELKYIGAIKRVLSAQFASPDTDWVRALTARVYEGSITQRVRDQFQVLVAKASRQFLSDQVNERIKAALGGPGYALQRDDASVSGSGASEAVAQASTKDVGSGDGIETTLEELEAFQIVRAIACSEVKPARIAQRDTKSYFGVLLDDNNRKPIARIHFNTGQKYLGLFDAEKNETRHPIEALDEIYEFADVIRRTVHYYD, via the coding sequence ATGGAGATCGCCGAACGCCTTGCCAGCCTCGCCAATAAGATCGCTCAGCAACGGCACACGATCGAGACAGAGGAAGCGACCAAGAATGCTTTCGTGATGCCGTTCATCTCCTTGGTGCTCGGCTACGACGTGTTCAACCCGAACGAGGTTGTCCCCGAGTTCACCGCCGATGTCGGCATCAAACGCGGTGAGAAGATCGACTACGCCATCGTGAAGGACGGCGAGGTGCAGATTCTCATCGAGTGCAAGAAGATCGGGAGCGGACTTTCACTCGTACACTCGTCGCAGCTATTCCGCTACTTCGCGGTCGCGAACGCGCGGATCGCCGTCCTGACCGACGGGAACGAGTACCACTTCTACACCGATCTTGATGCGCCCAACAGGATGGACGAGAAACCGTTCCTCGTGCTCGACCTGAGCGATCTCGATGAGACGCTCATCCCCGAGCTGCAGAAACTGACCAAGGACACGTTCGACATCGACTCGATCATCAGCGCGGCCGAAGAGTTGAAGTACATCGGGGCGATCAAGCGGGTGCTGAGCGCACAGTTCGCGAGTCCGGATACTGATTGGGTTCGAGCCCTCACTGCGCGCGTCTACGAGGGGTCGATCACACAGCGGGTGCGTGATCAGTTCCAGGTACTCGTTGCGAAGGCTTCCAGACAGTTCCTGAGTGACCAGGTCAACGAACGAATCAAGGCCGCACTCGGCGGGCCTGGATACGCGCTCCAGCGTGATGATGCATCGGTGTCGGGTTCTGGCGCGAGTGAAGCGGTCGCACAAGCGAGCACCAAGGATGTCGGTTCAGGTGACGGCATTGAGACCACGCTCGAGGAACTCGAGGCATTCCAGATCGTACGTGCGATCGCGTGCAGCGAGGTCAAGCCGGCTCGGATCGCTCAGCGAGACACGAAGTCGTACTTCGGTGTGCTCCTCGATGACAACAATCGCAAGCCGATTGCGCGCATCCACTTCAACACCGGACAGAAGTACCTTGGTCTCTTCGATGCCGAGAAGAACGAAACCCGGCATCCGATCGAGGCGCTCGACGAGATCTACGAGTTCGCGGACGTAATTCGTCGGACGGTTCACTACTACGACTGA